In Anguilla rostrata isolate EN2019 chromosome 1, ASM1855537v3, whole genome shotgun sequence, a genomic segment contains:
- the LOC135236705 gene encoding cytosolic 5'-nucleotidase 1A-like: protein MAQADMKNADGTGPKLETMTIAVSASTLFIMNDQQASKTNGEKILKQGVAFPFVKALVKANDYFQKLYPDNEKPFKIFLMNNTATQEKCLKDSLKEFGLSEISIHEDDISNLTGNILYLTEDPEKAEIAIKNKHAAGIMFPNDPNMEVQSKDEEELRVAFDGDGILFSDESEKVTKGVGLEAFFKNEKDKQDIPLEKGPLKCFLEVLCNLREKLSDKSPFKVLTYLVTARGSGIPGFRALMTLKTWGLELNQGFFLCGSPKGPSLQMIRPHIFFDDQQRHIDAARKLGIISAHVPYGIGYETPAKKPKK from the exons ATGGCGCAAGCGGACATGAAAAATGCAGACGGAACAGGACCCAAACTT GAAACAATGACCATTGCAGTGTCTGCAAGCACACTGTTTATCATGAATGACCAACAAGCAAGTAAAACCAACGGGGAAAAGATTTTGAAGCAGGGAGTGGCATTTCCTTTTGTTAAG GCCTTGGTGAAAGCGAATGACTATTTCCAGAAGCTTTACCCTGACAATGAAAAGCCATTCAAGATCTTCCTGATGAATAATACAGCCACACAAGAGAAATGCCTCAAAGACAGCCTCAAAGAGTTTG GTCTAAGTGAAATCTCTATCCATGAGGATGACATCAGCAATCTCACCGGGAACATTCTCTACCTCACCGAGGACCCTGAAAAAGCAGAGATTGCCATTAAAAACA AGCATGCAGCTGGCATTATGTTCCCCAATGACCCCAATATGGAAGTGCAATCCAAGGATGAGGAAGAG CTTCGTGTGGCCTTCGATGGAGATGGCATTCTGTTCTCTGATGAGTCTGAGAAAGTTACCAAGGGGGTCGGGCTGGAAGCcttctttaaaaatgagaagGATAAACAGGACATCCCTCTCGAGAAG GGCCCGCTGAAGTGCTTTCTGGAGGTTCTCTGCAACCTGCGGGAAAAGCTCAGTGACAAGAGTCCATTCAAAGTGCTGACCTACCTGGTGACAGCACGCGGCTCAGGCATTCCTGGGTTCAGGGCCCTGATGACCTTGAAGACCTGGGGCCTGGAGCTCAATCAGGGCTTCTTCTTATGCGGGAGCCCCAAGGGCCCGTCCTTGCAGATGATCCGCCCGCACATCTTCTTCGATGACCAGCAGCGGCACATCGACGCAGCGCGTAAACTGGGGATCATCTCTGCCCACGTGCCTTATGGGATAGGGTACGAGACCCCTGCCAAGAAGCCAAAGAAGTAA
- the LOC135236691 gene encoding cytosolic 5'-nucleotidase 1A-like isoform X2, whose protein sequence is MNTTEANNVINAHDDKDDKHGAAAKNEPMTIAVSASTLFNTKDQKESETNGETILKLGVAFPFIKALVTANKHLQKLYSDNEMPFNIVLMTNTDTQEQCLRDSLNEFSLSEIRIREDDISKLAGNILYLTEDPEKAENAIEIGHAAAIMFPNDQEVQWSDEKQLRVAFDGDAVLFSDESEEVYKKKGLEAFIKNEKDKEDTPLKEGPLKCFLEVLCYLQKMLSDRSPFKVLTYLVTSRNPIICGTRALKTLTSWDQEVNQAFFMAKSPKGPLLATIRPHIFFDDQKSHIDKALEWGVISAHVPYGIGYETCKGAACAF, encoded by the exons ATGAACACCACAGAAGCCAACAATGTCATAAATGCGCACGATGACAAAGATGACAAACATGGAGCAGCGGCCAAAAAT GAACCAATGACCATTGCAGTGTCTGCAAGCACACTGTTTAACACGAAGGACCAAAAAGAAAGTGAGACCAACGGGGAAACGATTTTGAAGCTGGGAGTGGCATTTCCTTTTATAAAG GCCTTGGTGACagcaaataaacatttacagaaGCTTTACTCTGACAATGAGATGCCATTCAACATTGTCCTGATGactaatacagacacacaagagCAATGCCTCAGAGACAGCCTCAATGAGTTTA GTTTAAGTGAAATCCGTATCCGTGAGGATGACATCAGCAAACTCGCCGGGAACATTCTCTACCTCACCGAGGACCCTGAAAAAGCAGAGAATGCCATTGAAATAG GGCATGCAGCTGCCATTATGTTCCCCAATGACCAGGAAGTGCAATGGAGCGATGAAAAACAG CTTCGTGTGGCCTTCGATGGAGATGCTGTCCTGTTCTCTGATGAGTCTGAGGAAGTTTACAAGAAGAAAGGGCTGGAAGccttcataaaaaatgaaaaggataaAGAGGACACCCCTCTCAAAGAG GGCCCGCTGAAGTGCTTTCTGGAGGTTCTCTGCTACCTGCAGAAAATGCTCAGTGACAGGAGTCCATTCAAAGTGCTGACCTACCTGGTGACATCCCGCAACCCCATCATTTGTGGGACCAGGGCCCTGAAGACTCTGACCAGTTGGGACCAGGAGGTCAACCAGGCCTTCTTCATGGCCAAGAGCCCCAAGGGGCCGCTCTTGGCAACGATCCGCCCGCACATCTTCTTCGATGACCAGAAGTCGCACATCGACAAGGCGCTTGAGTGGGGGGTCATCTCTGCCCATGTGCCTTATGGGATAGGATACGAAACCTGCAAGGGTGCCGCTTGtgcattttaa
- the LOC135236691 gene encoding cytosolic 5'-nucleotidase 1A-like isoform X1, with protein MSAMEPKLGTGQDDKGDNKDGAVAKSETMTIAVSASTLFIMNDQQASKTNREKILNLGVAFPFVKALVKANYYFQQLYPDNEMPFKIFLMNNTATQEKCLRDSLNEFSLSEICIHEDDISKLPRNILYLTEDPVKAENAIAMGHAAAIMFPNDQEVQWSDERQLRVAFDGDAVLFSDESEEVYKKKGLEAFIKNEKDKEDTPLKEGPLKCFLEVLCYLQKMLSDRSPFKVLTYLVTSRNPIICGTRALKTLTSWDQEVNQAFFMAKSPKGPLLATIRPHIFFDDQKSHIDKALEWGVISAHVPYGIGYETCKGAACAF; from the exons ATGAGCGCCATGGAACCCAAACTGGGAACTGGACAGGATGACAAAGGAGACAACAAAGATGGGGCCGTGGCCAAAAGT GAAACCATGACCATTGCAGTGTCTGCAAGCACACTGTTTATCATGAATGACCAACAAGCAAGTAAAACCAACAGGGAAAAGATTTTGAACCTGGGAGTGGCATTTCCTTTTGTTAAG GCCTTGGTGAAAGCGAATTACTATTTCCAGCAGCTTTACCCTGACAATGAGATGCCATTCAAAATCTTCCTGATGAATAATACAGCCACACAAGAGAAATGCCTCAGAGACAGCCTCAATGAGTTTA GTCTAAGTGAAATCTGTATCCATGAGGATGACATCAGCAAACTCCCCAGGAACATTCTCTACCTCACTGAGGACCCTGTAAAAGCAGAGAATGCCATTGCAATGG GGCATGCAGCTGCCATTATGTTCCCCAATGACCAAGAAGTGCAATGGAGTGATGAAAGACAG CTTCGTGTGGCCTTCGATGGAGATGCTGTCCTGTTCTCTGATGAGTCTGAGGAAGTTTACAAGAAGAAAGGGCTGGAAGccttcataaaaaatgaaaaggataaAGAGGACACCCCTCTCAAAGAG GGCCCGCTGAAGTGCTTTCTGGAGGTTCTCTGCTACCTGCAGAAAATGCTCAGTGACAGGAGTCCATTCAAAGTGCTGACCTACCTGGTGACATCCCGCAACCCCATCATTTGTGGGACCAGGGCCCTGAAGACTCTGACCAGTTGGGACCAGGAGGTCAACCAGGCCTTCTTCATGGCCAAGAGCCCCAAGGGGCCGCTCTTGGCAACGATCCGCCCGCACATCTTCTTCGATGACCAGAAGTCGCACATCGACAAGGCGCTTGAGTGGGGGGTCATCTCTGCCCATGTGCCTTATGGGATAGGATACGAAACCTGCAAGGGTGCCGCTTGtgcattttaa
- the LOC135236672 gene encoding cytosolic 5'-nucleotidase 1A-like, producing MNTTETNNVINAHDDKDDKDGAAAKNEPMTIAVSASTLFNTKDQKESKTNGETILKLGVAFPFIKALVTANKHLQKLYPDNEMPFNIVLMTNTDTQEQCLRDSLSEFSLSEIRIREDDISKLAGNILYLTEDPEKAENAIEIGHAAAIMFPNDQEVQWSDEKQLRVAFDGDGVLFSDESEVVFKKKGLQAYTENEDDSEDIPLAEGPLRCFLAALGNMEKKFHAKGLYKPCPVQTYLVTSRDPVISGTRALKTLKSWGLELTQAFFLCGRPKGPLLQTIRPHIFFDDQKPHIDGARKLGIFSAHVPYGIGYETYKCAAQEAKAEVINYGDK from the exons ATGAACACCACAGAAACCAACAATGTCATAAATGCGCATGATGACAAAGATGACAAAGATGGAGCAGCGGCCAAAAAT GAACCAATGACCATTGCAGTGTCTGCAAGCACACTGTTTAACACGAAGGAccaaaaagaaagtaaaaccaACGGGGAAACGATTTTGAAGCTGGGAGTGGCATTTCCTTTTATAAAG GCCTTGGTGACagcaaataaacatttacagaaGCTTTACCCTGACAATGAGATGCCATTCAACATTGTCCTGATGactaatacagacacacaagagCAATGCCTCAGAGACAGCCTCAGTGAGTTTA GTTTAAGTGAAATCCGTATCCGTGAGGATGACATCAGCAAACTCGCCGGGAACATTCTCTACCTCACCGAGGACCCTGAAAAAGCAGAGAATGCCATTGAAATAG GGCATGCAGCTGCCATTATGTTCCCCAATGACCAGGAAGTGCAATGGAGCGATGAAAAACAG CTTCGTGTGGCCTTCGACGGGGATGGCGTTCTGTTCTCTGATGAGTCTGAGGTTGTTTTTAAGAAGAAAGGGTTGCAAGCCTACACAGAAAATGAGGATGATTCTGAGGACATCCCTCTTGCAGAG GGCCCCCTGAGGTGCTTTCTGGCGGCTCTTGGTAACATGGAGAAAAAATTCCATGCCAAGGGTCTGTACAAACCTTGCCCCGTGCAGACCTACCTGGTGACATCACGCGACCCGGTCATTTCGGGGACCAGGGCCCTGAAGACCCTGAAGAGCTGGGGCCTGGAGCTCACTCAGGCCTTCTTCTTATGCGGGAGGCCCAAGGGCCCGCTCTTGCAGACGATCCGCCCGCACATCTTCTTCGATGACCAGAAGCCGCACATCGACGGAGCACGTAAACTGGGGATCTTCTCCGCCCACGTGCCTTATGGGATAGGATACGAGACGTACAAGTGTGCCGCCCAAGAAGCCAAAGCAGAAGTGATAAACTATGGggataaataa
- the LOC135236682 gene encoding retinol dehydrogenase 14-like yields the protein MSAAIILAAVLGGGVLIIARRIFSRGSAAKMLHYPPEMMRGKTIIITGANSGIGKATALELVKLQARVIMACRDRQRAEEAAQEIQLEAGPGQGDVVIKQLDLASLKSVHSFCEEVIKEEPRIDVLINNAGIYQCPYAKTEEGFEMQFGVNHLGHFLLTHLLLDLLKRSAPSRIVVVSSKLYKYGDINFEDLDSAQGYDKAFAYSRSKLANLLFACELAKRLEESGVTVNALTPGIVRTNLGRHVNISLLARPFFNLASWAFFKSPLQGAQTSVFLACSPDVDGVQGKCFANCKEEELLPKATDVEVARKLWDISEVMVGITK from the exons ATGTCTGCTGCGATAATTTTGGCTGCTGTGCTCGGCGGTGGAGTACTAATCATCGCTCGCCGTATATTTTCTAGAGGTTCCGCCGCCAAGATGTTGCACTATCCGCCTGAAATGATGCGTGGGAAAACTATTATAATAACTGGGGCTAATAGCGGCATTGGGAAGGCCACAGCGCTGGAGCTCGTGAAACTGCAGGCGCGTGTTATCATGGCCTGTCGGGACCGACAGAGAGCCGAGGAGGCCGCTCAGGAGATACAGCTGGAGGCTGGACCGGGTCAGGGAGATGTCGTAATCAAACAACTGGACCTCGCTTCTCTGAAGTCTGTGCATAGCTTTTGTGAAGAGGTCATCAAG GAGGAGCCGAGGATCGACGTGCTAATTAACAACGCGGGGATCTACCAGTGCCCCTACGCCAAGACGGAGGAAGGTTTCGAGATGCAGTTCGGGGTCAACCACCTGGGCCACTTTCTCCTGACCCACCTCCTGCTGGACCTCCTGAAGAGATCCGCCCCCAGCCGCATCGTGGTGGTCTCCTCCAAGCTCTACAAGTACGGGGACATCAACTTCGAGGACCTGGACAGCGCACAGGGCTACGACAAGGCCTTCGCCTACAGCCGCAGCAAGCTGGCCAACCTGCTCTTCGCCTGCGAGCTGGCCAAGCGCCTGGAGGAGTCCGGCGTCACCGTCAACGCCCTGACCCCCGGGATCGTCCGCACCAACCTGGGCAGGCACGTGAACATCTCCCTTTTGGCCAGGCCCTTCTTCAACCTGGCCTCCTGGGCCTTCTTCAAGAGCCCTCTCCAGGGGGCACAGACCTCCGTCTTCCTGGCCTGCTCGCCGGACGTGGACGGCGTCCAGGGGAAGTGTTTCGCCAACTgcaaggaggaggagctgcttCCCAAAGCCACGGATGTGGAGGTGGCCAGGAAGCTCTGGGACATTAGCGAGGTCATGGTGGGCATCACTAAATGA